One Prunus dulcis chromosome 8, ALMONDv2, whole genome shotgun sequence DNA window includes the following coding sequences:
- the LOC117636413 gene encoding uncharacterized protein LOC117636413, with the protein MLIEAVGVGKGKQDLTGTALEPIKNNHVISFRPEVPIGKACSSLTASEIIKFLTGNFRLSKARMNDLFWEAVWPRLLARGWHSEQPKQSLVFLVPGIEKFSRSLVKGNQYFDSVSDVLKNVASNPGILELDNEPPKGSESEDRKDRWDLPKSQGRNDLSNKQHHRYLLPRSVNGSRDLRKFTIVDTSMLPVAEKPKVRELRSLHVQTAGLSTLYNLSSENEQDSSKESEDYAEEANTSNPEEDMIDREAFVNSSYCVTSNVNTGMSNTPDPALVATENHESQITSLLNHESQSTSLLNDKCPSKIVKDKFSRKLTSGRLKYLAPIMKQKDLTDCKHGESSCSGGEIISVDRKPIQDESHAQSNLPNACEVMEYQVDPQHFSTASSLEIFSPGGSNERSVTANCLDREGSPEKSQPWTLIDLNLPPVSPDLGTDEPLIKCMMQNNDNSSENKSSSLSDTSEQPEPLKLPEVGESMEQQKPAIKSQRQSTRNRPLTTRAWEALELDFCRTKRKRKGETLQNKSKSRLQRDRGNTSASSVFDELQDRGEKRVKSL; encoded by the coding sequence ATGCTTATAGAAGCAGTAGGTGTTGGAAAAGGGAAGCAAGACCTTACTGGCACTGCTTTGGAGCCAATAAAGAACAATCATGTAATTTCTTTTCGTCCTGAAGTACCGATTGGCAAAGCTTGTTCCTCCCTTACAGCTTCAGAGATCATCAAGTTTCTAACAGGAAATTTTCGGTTAAGTAAAGCTAGAATGAATGATCTTTTCTGGGAAGCTGTGTGGCCCCGTCTTTTAGCAAGAGGATGGCACTCTGAACAGCCTAAGCAGTCTTTGGTGTTTCTGGTACCTGGTATTGAGAAGTTTTCAAGGAGTCTTGTGAAAGGCAATCAGTACTTTGACTCTGTCAGTGATGTCTTGAAAAATGTTGCATCTAACCCAGGTATTCTTGAGCTTGATAATGAACCACCTAAAGGCAGTGAAAGTGAAGATAGGAAAGACAGGTGGGATCTGCCAAAAAGTCAGGGTCGAAATGATTTGTCAAATAAGCAACACCACCGTTACCTCCTTCCACGCAGCGTAAATGGCAGTAGAGATTTAAGGAAGTTTACAATTGTGGATACCAGTATGCTTCCTGTAGCAGAAAAACCGAAGGTAAGAGAACTGAGGAGTTTGCATGTTCAAACTGCAGGTCTAAGCACCCTTTATAATCTTTCTAGCGAAAATGAACAAGATTCATCTAAAGAGTCGGAAGATTATGCAGAAGAAGCTAATACCTCAAACCCAGAAGAGGATATGATTGACAGGGAAGCATTTGTTAACTCCTCATATTGCGTAACTAGTAATGTGAATACTGGAATGTCTAACACCCCAGATCCTGCTTTGGTGGCAACGGAAAATCATGAAAGTCAAATTACAAGTCTGCTTAATCATGAAAGTCAAAGTACAAGTCTGCTTAATGATAAGTGTCCAAGCAAGATAGTGAAGGATAAATTCAGCAGGAAACTGACGTCAGGCCGCTTAAAATATTTGGCCCCTATAATGAAACAGAAGGATTTGACTGACTGTAAGCATGGAGAGTCAAGCTGCAGCGGTGGTGAAATTATCTCTGTGGATAGGAAGCCAATTCAAGATGAGTCTCATGCCCAATCAAACTTGCCAAATGCATGTGAGGTTATGGAATATCAAGTAGATCCACAACATTTTTCAACAGCTAGTTCTCTGGAAATATTCAGTCCAGGTGGAAGCAATGAACGCAGTGTCACTGCGAATTGCCTCGATAGAGAAGGGTCTCCTGAAAAATCTCAACCGTGGACATTGATTGACTTGAACCTTCCTCCTGTTTCACCAGATTTAGGAACTGATGAACCGTTGATCAAGTGCATGATGCAAAATAATGACAATTCAAGTGAAAACAAGTCATCATCTCTATCTGATACAAGCGAGCAGCCTGAGCCACTGAAGCTTCCTGAAGTTGGGGAGAGTATGGAGCAGCAAAAACCTGCTATTAAGAGCCAGAGGCAGAGTACAAGGAACCGACCATTGACCACAAGAGCATGGGAAGCTCTTG
- the LOC117638013 gene encoding nuclear transcription factor Y subunit B-5 translates to MDNNIGNNSSEREGFKYNFTGSSISSDHHHHQEDGVIKEQDRLLPIANVGRIMKQILPPNAKISKEAKETMQECVSEFISFVTGEASDKCHKEKRKTVNGDDICWALATLGFDDYAEPLKRYLHRYRELEGEKAAHQGKANSSEEKNELSPPRTSTSSPLKFNVLERGNSSLSRRF, encoded by the coding sequence ATGGATAATAACATAGGCAATAATTCATCAGAGAGAGAAGGGTTTAAGTACAATTTCACAGGCAGTAGTATCTCTAgcgatcatcatcatcatcaagaaGATGGGGTCATCAAGGAGCAAGATCGGCTGCTTCCGATTGCTAATGTTGGGCGGATCATGAAGCAAATTCTTCCCCCAAATGCAAAAATCTCGAAAGAAGCCAAAGAAACCATGCAGGAATGTGTTTCTGAGTTCATAAGCTTTGTGACTGGAGAAGCATCTGACAAGTGTCACAAAGAGAAGCGCAAGACAGTGAATGGCGATGACATTTGCTGGGCTCTTGCAACTCTTGGCTTCGATGATTATGCTGAACCATTGAAGAGGTATTTGCATAGGTACAGAGAATTGGAAGGAGAGAAGGCGGCTCACCAAGGCAAGGCCAACAGTAGTGAAGAAAAAAACGAACTGTCACCACCAAGGACAAGTACCTCTAGTCCCTTAAAGTTCAATGTGCTTGAAAGGGGAAATAGCTCGCTCTCCCGGCGATTTTGA
- the LOC117638179 gene encoding potassium transporter 5-like, protein MPDEEVILENATDHQEVPDHHQNQELKSKKLSWQKLRRYDSLDLESRSFTAHHGHASKGAEWSVILHLAFQSIGIVYGDIGTSPLYVYSSTFTKGINHDDDILGVLSLILYTLTLIPLIKYVFVVLRANDNGDGGTFALYSLLCRYAKVGLTPSQQAEDRDVSNFELELPSKRLKRASRLKSKLENSPFAKVFLLFATMLGTSMVIGDGVLTPCISVLSAVGGIKEATSAMTEDRVVWISIAILICLFMVQRFGTDKVGYTFAPIICVWFTLIGGIGVYNFIKFDPTVVKALNPQYIVDYFRRNKKDAWISLGGIVLAITGTEALFADVGHFTVRSIQISMCAVTYPALILAYTGQASFLRNHHHLVYETFFKSIPGPLYWPMFVVAVLASIIASQAMISGTFSIIQQSLSLGCFPRVKIVHTSARYAGQVYIPEVNYLLMLACVGVTFGFRTTAKIGNAYGIAVVFVMTLTSSFLVLIMIMIWKTNIFLVISYVLVIGSVELMYLSSVLYKFDQGGYLPLAFAMVLMIIMFVWNDVHRRKYYYELDHKISPVQLKEIAVSANFCRMPGLAMFYSELVQGIPPIFNHYAANVPALHSVLVFVSIKSLPISKVPLEERFLFRRVEPKELNVFRCVARYGYTDVRNEHEPFEGLLVEKLKEFIKDSFWISQRNMDDNNGEKFDIKEEEFDDGLANGENGNEDVKQVDDQEKQQDLLDEEIEAIDKAWRWGVVHLIGENEVTAAKGAGIVKRILIDYAYNFLKRNLRQSDKVFDIPHKRMLKVGMTYEL, encoded by the exons ATGCCTGATGAAGAGGTGATATTGGAAAACGCCACAGATCATCAAGAAGTTCCAGATCATCATCAGAATCAGGAGCTCAAATCCAAGAAACTTTCATGGCAAAAGCTGCGAAGATACGACTCCTTGGACCTCGAGTCACGCAGTTTCACTGCTCACCATGGCCATGCCTCCAAG GGTGCAGAGTGGTCGGTGATATTGCACCTAGCATTTCAGAGCATTGGAATAGTTTATGGGGACATCGGTACATCACCTCTCTATGTGTATTCAAGCACCTTTACCAAAGGCATCAATCATGATGACGACATTTTGGGTGTTCTTTCTTTGATCCTATACACCCTCACCTTAATCCCTTTGATTAAGTACGTTTTCGTTGTCTTACGGGCAAACGATAATGGCGACG GAGGGACGTTCGCACTATACTCTTTGCTATGTCGATATGCCAAGGTTGGTTTGACTCCGAGTCAACAAGCAGAGGATCGGGATGTCTCAAATTTTGAGCTGGAGTTGCCGAGCAAACGCCTAAAGAGAGCATCAAGGCTGAAATCTAAATTAGAGAACAGCCCCTTCGCCAAAGTCTTCTTATTATTCGCCACCATGCTTGGTACTTCCATGGTCATTGGCGACGGTGTTCTCACTCCTTGCATCTCAG ttttgtcgGCTGTTGGAGGGATCAAAGAAGCTACATCTGCAATGACAGAAG ATCGGGTTGTTTGGATATCAATAGCCATCCTGATTTGCCTCTTCATGGTTCAAAGATTTGGAACTGATAAAGTGGGCTACACTTTTGCACCAATCATTTGTGTTTGGTTTACACTGATTGGTGGCATTGGTGTCTACAACTTCATCAAGTTTGATCCTACGGTGGTCAAAGCCCTAAATCCACAATACATAGTAGATTACTTCAGGAGGAACAAAAAAGACGCTTGGATTTCTCTTGGTGGCATTGTCCTTGCCATAACAG GAACTGAAGCATTGTTTGCTGACGTGGGCCACTTCACAGTCCGATCCATTCAAATAAGTATGTGCGCAGTTACTTATCCAGCTCTCATCTTGGCATACACTGGACAAGCCTCTTTTCTTCGCAACCACCATCATCTTGTTTATGAAACCTTCTTCAAGTCTATACCAGGGCCACTGTATTGGCCGATGTTTGTGGTGGCTGTATTGGCATCAATCATAGCCAGTCAAGCCATGATTTCAGGGACTTTCTCTATAATCCAACAGTCACTGTCATTAGGGTGTTTCCCTCGTGTCAAAATCGTGCACACATCGGCCAGGTACGCAGGACAAGTTTACATTCCGGAGGTCAACTACCTTCTCATGTTGGCTTGCGTTGGTGTCACTTTCGGTTTCCGAACCACTGCAAAGATTGGCAATGCATACG GTATAGCTGTGGTGTTTGTAATGACGCTTACGTCGTCGTTTCTAGTGCTAATCATGATAATGATATGGAAAACCAACATATTTTTGGTCATCTCATATGTTCTTGTCATTGGAAGTGTGGAGTTAATGTATCTAAGTTCGGTGCTCTACAAATTCGACCAAGGTGGATATCTTCCCCTCGCCTTTGCCATGGTCTTGATGATTATAATGTTTGTGTGGAATGATGTGCATCGGAGAAAGTACTATTACGAGCTTGATCACAAAATCTCTCCCGTACAACTCAAGGAAATTGCTGTTAGCGCAAACTTTTGTCGAATGCCTGGCCTCGCCATGTTCTATTCGGAGCTTGTTCAAGGCATCCCTCCGATCTTCAATCATTATGCAGCAAATGTGCCTGCATTGCACTCGGTCCTTGTTTTCGTCTCCATTAAATCGTTGCCTATAAGCAAGGTTCCATTGGAAGAGCGATTTCTTTTTCGGAGAGTAGAGCCTAAGGAGCTCAATGTGTTTCGATGTGTTGCAAGATATGGGTACACAGATGTTCGAAATGAGCATGAACCCTTTGAAGGGTTGTTGGTGGAGAAATTGAAAGAGTTCATAAAGGATAGTTTTTGGATATCTCAAAGAAATATGGACGATAATAATGGGGAGAAATTTGACATCAAGGAGGAGGAATTCGATGACGGGCTGGCTAACGGCGAGAATGGCAACGAGGATGTGAAGCAAGTTGATGATCAAGAGAAGCAACAAGATTTACTGGACGAAGAGATTGAAGCCATAGACAAAGCATGGAGGTGGGGGGTTGTTCACCTAATTGGAGAAAATGAAGTGACTGCTGCAAAAGGAGCTGGTATAgttaaaagaattttaattgattatgcTTACAACTTCTTGAAGAGGAATTTGAGACAGAGTGATAAAGTGTTTGATATTCCTCACAAACGCATGTTGAAAGTGGGCATGACTtatgaactttag
- the LOC117636381 gene encoding wee1-like protein kinase, protein MPNKSLQVSIFKYIRQGQRNQESSRRRNTETVDLAETLNTSKKKKKKSRREMKGALARLQLGESHQLSYPPSSKLSSSNSSRFQNLLDSGAADAILPSSSPLGTDLDPNFDDRDFILSQDFFCTPDYITPDNQHTLNGWDCNKENIPCPKSPEKSNTVKSKRRRQGDVLLNPLSPTFSGNQQIVELGTDSFGIDEAKIEKPTVTEVRKTQNYVSQSAVALRCRVMPPPCFKNPYLKDASEMDIDPLGNQRSKCAAFFPAIMGGNGLSRYCADFHEIEQIGSGYFSHVFKALNRIDGCLYAVKLSMKQLHQDTERRKALMEVQSLAALGSHENIVGYYSSWFENEQLYIQMELCDHSLSINKFSRTFTEGEILEVLFQIAKALQFIHKKGIAHLDVKPDNIYVKNGVYKLGDFGCATLLDKSLPIEEGDARYMPQEILNEKYDDLDKADIFSLGVAIYELIRGSPLPESGPQILNLREGKFPLLPGHSLQFQNLLKVMLDPNPVWRPSAKDLVENPIFDKVLRKGRAYDNHDCLL, encoded by the exons ATGCCCAATAAATCCCTTCaagtttctatttttaaatatatcaGACAGGGCCAAAGGAATCAGGAGTCAAGTAGACGGAGAAACACAGAGACAGTCGATTTGGCCGAAACCCTAAATAcgagcaagaagaagaagaagaagagtagGAGGGAAATGAAGGGAGCACTAGCAAGGCTTCAGCTAGGTGAAAGCCACCAATTGTCGTACCCCCCGTCATCAAAATTATCTTCTTCCAACTCCTCTCGCTTCCAGAACCTTTTAGACTCCGGAGCTGCCGACGCCATCCTTCCCTCATCGTCTCCTCTCGGTACTGACCTTGACCCCAATTTCGACGACAGAGATTTCATTCTCAGCCAAGACTTTTTCTG CACCCCTGATTATATCACCCCGGATAATCAACATACGTTGAACGGTTGGGATTGCAATAAG GAAAATATCCCTTGCCCAAAATCACCAGAGAAGTCAAATACGGTTAAATCCAAGAGACGCAGACAGG GTGATGTCTTATTGAATCCTCTCAGCCCTACATTTTCCGGAAATCAGCAGATAGTGGAACTGGGAACGGATTCTTTTGGCATAGATGAAGCTAAGATAGAGAAACCAACAGTAACTGAAGTTCGAAAGACACAAAATTATGTATCTCAATCTGCAGTGGCTTTACGCTGTCGTGTCATGCCTCCTCCATGTTTTAAGAATCCATATTTAAAGGATGCTTCAGAGATGGACATTGATCCTCTTGGCAACCAAAGATCAAAATGTGCTG CTTTCTTCCCTGCAATTATGGGAGGAAATGGCCTTTCACGCTATTGCGCTGATTTTCATGAGATTGAG CAAATTGGTAGTGGGTACTTCAGTCATGTTTTTAAAGCCTTGAACAGAATTGATGGTTGTTTGTATGCTGTGAAACTTAGCATGAAGCAGTTGCATCAGGACACAGAAAG GAGAAAGGCTTTGATGGAAGTTCAATCTTTGGCAGCTTTAG GTTCCCATGAAAATATTGTTGGATACTACTCGTCTTGGTTTGAAAATGAGCAGCTCTACATTCAGATGGAATTATGCGATCACAGCTTATCCATCAACAAATTTTCCCGAACCTTCACAGAGGGAGAGATTTTAGAAGTCTTGTTTCAG ATTGCAAAGGCGTTGCAGTTTATACACAAGAAAGGAATAGCTCACTTAGATGTAAAACCtgataatatatatgtcaAGAATGGTGTTTATAAGCTTGGTGACTTTGGATGTGCAACTCTACTTGATAAAAGCCTACCAATTGAAGAGGGTGATGCTCGATATATGCCTCAAGAAATCCTGAATGAGAAATATGATGATCTTGACAAGGCTGATATCTTCTCCTTGGGAGTTGCCATTTATGAGCTTATTAGAGGTTCACCTTTGCCCGAATCAGGACCTCAAATTTTAAATCTTAGGGAGGGAAAATTCCCACTCCTTCCTGGTCATTCGCTGCAATTTCAGAACTTACTCAAG GTCATGTTGGACCCAAATCCAGTTTGGAGGCCATCAGCTAAAGATTTGGTTGAAAATCCAATTTTTGACAAGGTCCTGAGAAAGGGACGAGCTTACGACAACCACGATTGCCTTTTGTAG